The following are encoded in a window of Pangasianodon hypophthalmus isolate fPanHyp1 chromosome 14, fPanHyp1.pri, whole genome shotgun sequence genomic DNA:
- the fzd4 gene encoding frizzled-4, which translates to MEECARGTMAWSSRSGLALPARLLLLLLLLLSGGAGVARAFGTGGAEEEEESESACEPIRMSMCRDLGYNVTRMPNLVGNVLQADAELQLSTFTPLIQYGCAKQLRFFLCSVYAPMCTEKVPELIGPCGSMCLSVQRKCLPVLQEFGFSWPDLLNCSLFPPTNDHAHMCMEGPSEEDEDDARFPSVRTLRPRHGLDAECIPLDHDPGDDPTPPDRYVWSKRSGSCVLQCGYDSGLYSRSAKTFADAWMALWAGLCFVSTSFTVLTFLLDSGRFSYPERPIAFLSVCYNAYSAAFLVLLAAGRERVSCDSDEAAVPVLARDGLKNSGCAVVFLLAYFFGMASSVWWVILTLTWFLAAGLKWGHEAIEMHSSYFHVAAWAIPAIKTIVVLVMRLVDADDLTGLCYVGNQNLEALTGFVVAPLFTYLAVGTLFIAAGLVSLFKIRSNLQKDGAKTDKLERLMVKIGVFSVLYTVPASCVVACYFYRVSNWSDFQRAPSDSYAAAEMLRIFMSLLVGVTCGMWVWSAKTLQTWKRRCLRLLCPQSNTRRTHTSKNGGGKGNETVV; encoded by the exons ATGGAAGAGTGCGCGCGCGGCACTATGGCTTGGAGCTCGCGCTCGGGTCTGGCGCTGCCCGCtcgcctgctgctgctgctgctgctgttgttgagcGGCGGGGCAGGAGTGGCGCGCGCGTTCGGTACAGGCGgcgcggaggaggaggaggagtcgGAGTCCGCGTGCGAACCGATCCGCATGTCCATGTGCCGTGACCTGGGCTACAACGTCACGCGCATGCCGAACCTGGTTGGCAACGTGCTGCAGGCGGACGCCGAGTTACAGCTGTCCACTTTCACCCCGCTCATCCAGTACGGCTGCGCCAAACAGCTgcgg TTCTTCCTGTGTTCAGTCTACGCCCCAATGTGTACGGAGAAGGTTCCGGAGCTGATTGGTCCGTGTGGCAGCATGTGTCTGTCCGTGCAGAGGAAGTGTTTGCCCGTACTGCAGGAGTTCGGCTTCTCGTGGCCTGACCTGCTGAACTGCAGCTTGTTCCCGCCCACAAATGATCACGCCCACATGTGCATGGAGGGTCCGAGTGAGGAGGACGAGGACGACGCTCGCTTTCCATCGGTGCGCACGCTGCGGCCACGCCACGGCCTTGACGCTGAGTGCATCCCTCTTGACCATGACCCTGGAGATGACCCCACTCCCCCAGACCGCTACGTGTGGTCAAAGCGCAGCGGTTCCTGCGTGCTGCAGTGTGGCTACGACTCTGGATTATACAGCCGCTCTGCCAAGACATTTGCTGATGCCTGGATGGCtctgtgggcggggctttgcTTCGTCTCCACCTCCTTCACAGTGTTGACATTCCTGCTGGACTCGGGACGGTTCTCCTACCCGGAGCGTCCCATTGCATTTCTGAGTGTGTGCTACAACGCATACAGCGCCGCCTTTCTGGTGTTGCTAGCAGCTGGACGTGAGCGCGTGTCATGTGATTCGGATGAGGCTGCCGTCCCCGTCCTGGCTCGGGATGGATTAAAGAACTCGGGCTGCGCTGTGGTCTTCTTGTTAGCTTACTTTTTCGGTATGGCAAGCTCCGTATGGTGGGTGATCCTCACACTAACGTGGTTCCTAGCAGCAGGACTTAAGTGGGGACACGAGGCCATTGAGATGCACAGCTCCTACTTCCACGTGGCAGCGTGGGCCATCCCAGCGATCAAAACCATCGTGGTGCTCGTCATGCGCCTGGTCGATGCGGATGACCTCACCGGCCTGTGCTACGTCGGCAACCAGAACCTGGAGGCGCTCACTGGTTTCGTGGTGGCACCACTGTTTACTTATTTGGCTGTTGGGACGCTGTTCATTGCCGCCGGACTTGTCTCGCTGTTTAAGATCCGGTCCAACTTGCAGAAGGACGGCGCCAAGACGGACAAGCTGGAGCGGCTTATGGTAAAGATCGGCGTCTTCTCCGTACTCTACACCGTCCCGGCCTCCTGCGTTGTGGCGTGCTACTTCTACCGCGTCTCAAATTGGTCTGACTTCCAGCGAGCGCCGAGTGACTCGTACGCCGCTGCTGAGATGCTCAGGATCTTCATGTCCTTGCTGGTGGGCGTAACTTGTGGCATGTGGGTGTGGTCTGCCAAGACACTGCAGACCTGGAAACGTCGCTGTCTACGCCTGCTCTGCCCACAGAGCAACACGCGACGGACCCACACCAGCAAAAACGGCGGTGGTAAAGGGAATGAGACTGTGGTGTGA